The Phragmites australis chromosome 1, lpPhrAust1.1, whole genome shotgun sequence genomic interval TGGTTTTACTACCTCCCTTCCAAGGAGATCACGACCCCAACTCCTTTCACTTGgctttggaaagcaaaatataaTAGAAAACAGAATGTTTTCACCTGGCTTCTCTTCATGAATCATCTTAATACAAGAAAtattctaaaaagaaaaaaaaaatgcaagattGAAGTCAATGATTATAGCTGTGTTCTTTGTAACTCTAAAGTGGAGGAAACTGTCTTTCATCTGTTCTTCGATTGCAACTTTGCTAAGAGCTGCTGGCAGCCTGGCACGCTCTTCAACTCTCCTGGGACTCTCAAGTGGAATTTTTCATCATAATGCAAAAAGGCAAGGTTCAGTTTGCCTAGCCTTTCTTCATGGAAACTTTCATCATCGCTGCTTGAGCCATCTGGAAACaaagaaataattttattttcaggAAAATTTATCCTTCTCTCCCTAGATGAAGAGATGAATTTCTGGCAGAAGCTCACCTCCAATCTCTCAGAATGTGTGCTCCTCTCAATTCCCCCTTTCTAGCTTGACTCTCTTCTCTTGTTTAGTCCTCTCGTTCTCCGAGGCTCCTCCCTCTAGCTTCCTCATTTCTTATCTTGGTTTGGGTGTTGCATTGTACAACGGAGGTTTCTTTTGTCTCTCTCTTCTGCTCTCTTTCCTTATTTTTATGTATATATCTATTAAATATAATACAGTAGGGATTTTTCTTACTGTTTCCCTTCAAAATGGTCTAGAATGAGTATCCAATCCCAACAACTTTTCTTTGTTGAGATTGCTGGATAGCTTGGGCTGGGTCCAGATGCTACATTTCACGTGTAACTGAAAGCCCAATCGTCAGCCCAGTTTGCTTTCTTGTCACGTTGGTACTGCTTTCTTGTCACGTTATTATCGGGCCTCTTCAGAATGTGTTCGACTCTGCTTAGTTAAAAGATCAACGACGGCTAACAGTGCTTTGGGAAACTATGAAcaccttaaaaaaaagaaaaagaaaaaaagggaaattATGCCGAAGTTCAGAAAATGAGGGCACATAGATGCCCAAGTTTTTGAATTAGATGTACAAGATGTTCCGAGATTCCCAAGACTATCTGTGAACATTCTGAGATCGATGCAACCCAAATTTTTTCTTTCAGAATCAGAATCCAACCCAACTGATTTTGCACACTTGTAGACGGCGGTTAACGTGCTTAGCATCTGTCCCTCGTCCCAGAAAGATCACATTTGAATGTGTACAGTACCAACCACCACAGTATATGAAAATCTGCACCAAATCAACTACGATCTGAGTAAATCTGCTGTAATTGTGCATAGCAAGTCATGCATGGGTTAAGTATCCGTATATATCCATTGAAGAAAGAGCCTCGAACGATCAGATGGTTCCCAACACTGCAAAAATATTTCTTTGGGTCAAACTGAACCAGGGCCACGAGGTGCGTATCCCAAAGTCATTAACATGACTTAAACATCGCGCATATACAATATCCTTAGGATCTTGATACGATTTCTCCCCATTTTGTTGTTTATACCTACCATACCATCGCTAGCTAGGTAGGTAGCTCTTGTTACGTCAAGTCCACGAGTTGGCAATTGTTTACGCAGAATGGCATGATGGGATCGACGGATCCATGCTGTGCTACTGATCAATGCGAATATTATACGCCTCGCGCGACATGCGTGGGGCTTTGTTTTTAAGACACAGTAAATATATATCTAATGCATGGTCGATTATCATATTCCAGCGGTAGATTAGATCCTCGAGAACAAATCGGGCCGAGCCCATATGGTTTGGTGTCTAATCACGCTAGTTAAATaggagttcttttttttttgcgaatttGTACTCAAAAGTCATGTCCTGCATGGCCAGAGCGATCGTTCTTGGAAGTTGCAAGTGAGGAAGGTGCATAGAAAATTGCGGAGGCAGATCGGCCTGAATCTTTCTCatagagctagctagctagcgcTGGATCGATCTGCGGTGCCGGTGCGTCTATATATATAAGCAGCTGTCGCTGTCTTGCACATATAAACAAATCGACCGCGCTAGTTGATGCGAAGCAGCAACGCCGGCGAGGAGATGTGCATGGAGAGCGGCAGCGCAGCGAGTAGGCGCGGGGGCAAGAAGGCGGCGGAGCACAAGGCGAACAAGCAGCCGCAGCGCGGGCTGGGCGTGGCGCAGCTGGAGAAGATCCGCCTCCACAACCAGATGATGGCCGCCTACCGATCACACCAGGTGCGTGCATGCATCATCTTCCATTTAGATCATTCATCTAAATTGGTATTTGCAGGACGACAACCCATGCATCTCGATTCGATTACTTCATCTAATACTGCAGTGCACTTGGTATTTGCAGGACGTCAGAATAATGCAGGTGCCATTTGCTGCACCAAGCGTCGCTCCGGTGGCCGGCGCGCCGTCGTTCCAGCCATATCTCACGGTACGTCGTCCCCTGCAACACTGAAGAACGCCGGCCGCCACATTGCTTGCTTGCTTTCACTGCCCGCGTCTGATTGGGCATTTTCACTGTGATTTCAGGACTGCAACGTTGAGGCGACGGACCGGGGGATCATCGGCGTGCAGTACTACGACAACTTGCTGCCGTACAGCTcgagcccgccgccgccgctgttccCGCACGACGTGAGGGATTCGCCGGGCCAGAGGCTGGGGCAGGGGAGGAAGCCGCAGCAGCGCTACTGCGTGAGCACGAGCGACGCGTCCAGCGCCGAGGAGCTCGACTTGGAGCTGAGATTGTAGCTGCAGCGATTCTTGTTCCTGAGTTGGTGGGGGCGAAGAAGCATCAAGCCTAGATTAATTAGCTAGCTACCTAGCTTATAAACTACCTAGTCTATTTGGAATGTACAAACGTCAAAACTAAGACAAACTTGGCAAGAGTTTCAATTTCAGAAGGAACATCTCGATTCGATTCCAAGGGGAAATGCATcttttttccaaacaataaacAAATAGTTGCGGCATTGCAATTTAATTTGTAGACCATGCACGGACCATATATATAGGGTAGGAAAAGGTCACCATATGTTACATTTGAAAACTTACTCTGCCAGGATAGGATTGATAAGAGAACTCTCTCGGCTCCTTTTGTTCTCTGCTACAGTTGAGCGAGACGACCAGAGACGATTTGGAGGCGATTCAGCCGGCCCCCTCGCCTTCGATATTCTCCGGCGTCGGAGTTGGAGGGAGGCCCGGTCCTGATGATTTAGGTCAGTTTAGTACTAGTATTTGTAGTTTAGTGAGATTGTTAGTAGCTTTTATGTTGTTAGTATATGTTTAGGTTTTGGGAGGAGTCACCTTAGATGATTTCTTGCCGGGTTGTTTCCTGCTAGCCATAACAGGCGTTTCTCAAGGTTTGCTGTTCTGTGGTGCGGGTCTGTGATTCTTTAGAGGTGTCTATGTAATCAGTGTCTTGTAATGTTCTTGCTTCAGCAATAAAAAACAGACCcgttttccttaaaaaaagaagaataggATTGATAAGTGACCGTAACAGCTCCCATGACTTGATTTTACAAACCACCCATTTTCAGGCTATTTGTTGAACCATTCGACAGCAAGTATATATTCAGCTGATTTCTGAGCCTAGCGAGGATCACGCTGTGATGAATTTGAAACATATTCATAATCCACACAACATGTCATTTCTAGTGTAAAATTTGTATtgaggcgccggcgccggggtgACGTGTCACTCatgctttccttttttttttaggaatccATGCTTTTCTTTGTTTCAAATTCATCACAGCATTACAggtactaataaaaataaataaaaaaaattagaagaaaaattagcagataatcaCCTCCTCTTTTTTCAGATCCtatttaaaatcaaactacgatattGCTCCTAACGTATTCATTGAGCGGTACTCTTATGATACATCCACATCTCTATATCTTACATTTGTGATTGATACTAccacatctaatatttatatttttattataatatatagataattagctagttaaaaaaaaagagagaaagatcCTGAAGCCTACTAGGCTAGGCTCAATTCACGTTCCATGCTCACCAGGCCGACACGGGCCACTGAGTAATAGCCGATGTTCAAGCTTGGCCGGAAGATTGGTTGCGGCTCCTTCGACGAGATCTACCTCGGTCAGCGATTCTCCCATTTTTGCGTCCAATTCCTTCCTTCCAAGTTTGCTTACGGCTTACTGCCTTCTGATTCTGGTATTGGTATTGTTGCAGTCAGGCATGATGATGAtattggtgttggtgttggggTATTACGAAGGAACTCATCATTACAAAGGTGAGTTTCTTTATAATGCACATTTATTATAATGCGATGAACTAATTTATCAGTAATGTATATTACAAAGGAATTCATTTTTTCACCTTATAATCTAAGGTAGGAGATAATTTTAGACATTAGTACATCATATTGGAGGAATATTagtattttttctagattttttagaatttttgtaagccttaaaaattgttagaagttgcAAAAGTAGTATATTTTGAATAagtttagtttgaattattcaCAAGATTTTTAGATGAATTCAGTTAAACTAtgttgcttatgaattatagagtatgtacaaaaatcgatatattttttaacatttttagtttgaattatacAAGAATTTTAGCTCTATACTGGTTTTTCAGTTCCTAatggttactgttcatccgatCTGTCGAAGATACGGGCCCAGTGACAAATGGGAGTGAAGTTTTGATAGAATCATATTTTGATGTGTGCTATACGGTAGGATGGGAAAAAAATCGATTGCCCCCCTCGGCAGGGGAATCGGATACTTTGACTTCATTAATAGGTAAAGTCCGTGACTTAAAACCTTGGTGAATTGTTGGATCGTGGATGGATAGATCAGGTGTATTACTACAGTATAACAAGAACAGTACAGTAATTGACATTAAGAAACTGTTTATCTACTTACAATTTACTGTCTCCGAGTGACTTAGTACCCGGGGATCCGGACCCCCCGCAGGTCTCTCATCGCAAGGTGTGCTCCCCGACGCATCTCCTTTCCCTACTAATCCTCTCCTCCTCGTTCCCCTCCTCGCAAAGGCCAACAAAAAATTCAAGCTTTGGTCCACAAATCACTTATGTCCACAGGTTAATTTCTCCCTTTACTTGTTTGTTTTCTGTGTTAGGGCTAGTCGGCTCTCCCGGCCTCTAATTCCATGCGACGCTGGTTCACCGCTTCGTTACTTCCATCAGGTTAATCGCTCTGCTCCCAACTTGACCCGCACAAGCTTCGCCCTGTTAATTTCTATACCAGATTTGTACTAGCGAGCCTTTAAGCGAGGTCTCAGTCACTCGTGGCATCCTTCTGGTTCTCATCCGTGAATCTATAAGTAATTCGGAGCAGACAGTGACGATTTCAGTCAAGAGAAAATGCAAGCTCTAGGAATCGTGGTGAcaaagatgattttttttcttggacATCTCGCATTTCACGGTCACTGTTGGCAGATTGTTTACTTGGGGTTGACCCTGAATTTGTTGGGCATGACAGTTTAAGTAGCAAAATTAGGAGTGCCTACTTTCAGAGCAACCTTGTAGACCTGAAAATATTCTAGCTTTGCACTGAATTGTTCAATACCTCACCTTCTCATTCGGTGGTTTTAATGCTCCGACCAGTTCTCTTCCTTTTTCCCAATCCATGCTTCAGAATTATATCCAACAATGTGATGTTTCACTAAATTGGTGCTTTGACCATTGCAGGGATCGTTTGGTGAAAATAAGTTGGCCTCATTTGTGATGGAAGGGGCACAAGGAGCCTCAAATAATGCGGCAAAACACAAGCAAAGAAAGTTTCCTGTGCATAGATGGAGGCCAATTTCGACAGAACACAAGCAAAGAAAGTTTCCTGTGCGTATATGGAGGCCAATCTCGACAGAAGCAATTTCCCAAAAAGGTATGCCCCATTTGCTACCTGCAAAATTTTTTGGCACCTTGACACAAGATCATCATGAATCATAATGCACTTTTTTTGGCACCTTGACACAAGATCATCATGAATCATAATGCACTTCTACATTGTCGTGTCCTAATTCTGATTTGTTGCTAATATGCTGCGGAGATATCCCTATGCCATTACTCTTTTATTAGCATTTCTATTAAGTGTCCAAGTGTTCCTTTATAAACTGGCCCTTTTAACTGCATTTAGATGTGTAACTTTGATGGTACGTTCTTTGGATTTCCTATATAGACCAAGGGGCATGAGTTGGTTCTAGAACTCGGGGATCACCTCAAGAAAAACATATCAAGAACAAAAGTATTCTGTGTACTAGGTGAAACAAGTCAGTCATAGAGTGCTGGAACCAATTGAAAATTCGTGATAATGCCATATTGGTTATTGATGATAGCATAAACGGTAATTCTATATGGATTTGGTAGTAATACATGAAATTGCTATTCTTGAAAGGACGTTCTCATGTTAaaatgatatcaagcattattCACTTCATGTAATTGTCCTAGATTATGGGCCTTTTCCCATAAGTGATACTACGCAAGTGGTGTTAGCAAATTAATGGTATTCTTGAAGAACATTGCTTACCTGCTAGTCTGAATTATGACATTGTTTACTCTCACGGACTTGGTGCTTCCATATATTTGCTACATTGTTATGGATGTCACTTTAGGAGCTCAATCCATTGGGAAGCCGGCTTGAATTTCTCTTGGACGCTTCTAATCGTCCTGTCATTTTGTAGCTATTTATTTCATAACTGCAAGCCGTTGATTATTGCGATTGATGAGCAAATCTCAAAAGTAATTTCATAAGCTGACTGCCCTTGTTATTGCAGATTGCACTTCTTATGGCCCTTCATTTCCCTTATGATTTTTCATTGATTTCTTTCTTACTTTGGTTCCTGTCTCACTTTACCTGTTTGTGTGTGTGGAACACTGGTGCCATTTCTGAAATATCTTATAATTCCATACAATGCAGAGGACGATAATGAGACATCAAATTCGGGAAGCAaacaaatcatagagaattGCATTACTACTAGCGAGGATTTGGCCATAGATGGAACAACTAATGCTGTTATTGAAGTAACCACCAATGATGCTTCATCATCAGAAAATAATGTAAGTCTTGAATCAAGTTCAACTAAAGTAGTTATACAAGACAATGTGGAGGTATCTGGCTTCAATAAGGATATAGATGGGTCTCATGTCTCCAAAAACTATTCCTCCTCTATTGAGGTATGTCATTCAAATGTGTCTAAGTAATCAGATTTTTTCACTAAGCCCTTTTTTCTATACCAGCTTGACATATGAGTGGTCTTTACACTTACAGTGTTTGAACAGTATTAATAGGTTCAGTCATTCCGTTTCAGGTAGATGTTCCTCTGATGCACTTTGTGAAGGGAAACGGGTATTGATCTCTTAACTTGTTTCACATGTGTACCATTCTTCATTGGGGATAATGCTTGGACTTTATCTGTGAGCATAATTTGTATTCTTTGGTATGTAGTGGGTGTATGCAGAAGCAGATTGAAGATGATACTGGAGTCAAAATTATCTTCCCATCTTCAGAGGAGGAGACTTCTGTTGGTATAGATACGTTCATGCTTCTTTCTGAAATAATGCTTGATGTGATAAGCTGCTAGTTATTTTCAGAGCTCATGAAAGTTACTTTATAATGCTTCATGAAATATTTTTCAGTCCTTGAAGGTAAAAGTGTTGAAAGTATTAGAAAAGCGTCACAGAAGATTGCAAATGTTCTTGAACAGGTAGATATCCAATGTACAGCTGCAATAGTTTAGTGTATGTTTACAACATTCACTGAATCATTATACATGCTAATTTGTCTTCGTTACGGTACCGTAGGgtaatactccctccgttcaagaATACAAGGCGTATTTTATTGTGGCATGGTCTTCAAAATtaaactttgatcattattt includes:
- the LOC133887063 gene encoding protein SPEAR1-like, which gives rise to MRSSNAGEEMCMESGSAASRRGGKKAAEHKANKQPQRGLGVAQLEKIRLHNQMMAAYRSHQDVRIMQVPFAAPSVAPVAGAPSFQPYLTDCNVEATDRGIIGVQYYDNLLPYSSSPPPPLFPHDVRDSPGQRLGQGRKPQQRYCVSTSDASSAEELDLELRL